The window GTGTGGGTAAAGGTGACTGGAATGAGTTTGAAAACCATGATCAGAGTAGTACGAGCCGACAGGGATCGATAGCTTCATCGCCTGCCGTTACTCCTCGAGGATCGACAGAGTTCCCTTCCTTTCCAGCTTCAACATTCTCATCCCTATTTAAGGACAAAGAAGAACCCTCGGCACCTCTTGTGGTTACCCTCACAGTTCACGTCGATTCAGATCTGGGCGATCAAGAGGTTTTGGATGTAACAAAGATGGCGTGGAGTAGGGTGCATCAGGTGGTTCGGAAGGGtggaggggaaggaggCGAGGTGGGGGTTAGTGTGAAAAGGGGATGGGATGGTGTTGAGGAGATGTAGATGTTCAAGTGCATATGTTTGGTAGCTTGTGAAGCTAGATCATGTATTGTTGTCACGAGTAATACATAAGGCTTGTCTGCTTTCCGTAATTCAGTTAGGTAGAATGTCCTCCTTTGATCAGTATCCTACCAACAACGGGAGGAGTTCTGAAAGTTACACTGGGAACCCGATACTGCGGTCTCAAATCATGGCGAGATTAGGTTTTTCCAATGATGTGTACAGTCCAAAATGCATATGAtgctcttctttccatccttttGCTTCCTATCTCCATCCTATCTCCATCCTTAGTTGACAAGTTTCAACGTTTCATCTGTAGGGAGGTATGCCAACTCGTTAACGGTCACCCTATCCTTATCCCAGACACCCTGGACCCAATAAGGGTCAGACTTGATCCTTTCCCAAGCTTCTTCGATGGTAGGAAACCGGTAGATCATGGTGGATCCCAGGGTGCCGCTGCCAATCTGACCAGCGGGGACCTCGATCTTGGGGCGAGAGTTGGACATAGCGGAGGCTTCGTCCATGTAAGCTCGACCGAAAACTGTAAGTGAGCTCCTGTCAGCGGCGCCTCGGGTTGGGTTAATAGAAAGGATACGGGGCAAACGTACGGGTAGTACCAGCCTCTCGAGACACCTTGCTACCTACACACTGAATCAGCATCTACATCAAATTTGTTGTCTGATGGACGGAAATGGGGGAACAGACCAGCAAGATGAGCTTCACGGGCAGCGAGGCGCCTTTCAAAGACGTTGGGGTAGTCCCggcagaggcagaggtATAGAGGCATTTTATATGTGAGAGTATGGAGCTTTGTTTTTAAGGGGTCTTTGACTTGGCCCCCTCATGACCTTTTATATAGTAGAAGTTATCGCGTTTAAATGCTTGTAATCTCGGCTTGAAGAGGTTGCGGTGAAAAACGCGAATTCCCCGCCCTACGCGGTTACGACTCAGCAATCCTTTCTAATTGGGCGCGTGTAGTCATTATAAACTTTTTTGTTTTGATAATAGAAGCTGTGCTCTTTGGATGAGTTGGAATCTGCAACAAGACCAAAAAGCCCCCGATAAATGGTAAAGATGGAGAAAATGTGTGCAGAAATGACAGGAGGCATTCGTAAGAGCTGGATTGGCTCGCTCCAAAGCATTCATTCGAGGATGCTAGTTGCGAACTACGAATGGACTACTCTTGGAAGCATCAAAGTATGAAAAGGCCTGTTGAGAGCTGTAATACAACGTTCTTAATGTAATCAGAGCAGACACATTTGGTACAGGAGAATACGAAAAGAAAACAGGACCGCATGGAGTTATAACGATGGATACATGATAATGCAATGCCTTTTACACCTCTATTTCTCCTCAACAATCTTGTTGATCAGAGTACCAACACCATGGGAAACAAACACCCTGAACTCGTCGCCATCTTTGAGGGTGATTCGGGGGGTAGATGTCCATCCGACACCGGCGGGGGTACTACCACAGACGCGCGTCAGGGAAAGGATAATGGCATTATTATTGACAAAAAAGGAGGACTTACCCGGTGATAATGATGGTACCAGCAAGAAGAGTGGTACCttgggaaaggaaagaaacAATCTTGGGAACAGAGAAAATCAAGTCACTGCACATACAAGTTAGCACCATCAAATACAGCCACGAGCAATCTTCTCACTCGAGCTGGCTAGATTGGACAGTCTTGCCGTTAAGAGAGCCCTCGATCTTGACATCAGAGAGATTCCTTGCTTGATCCTTACTGACAATAGCAGGGCCAATAGGACAAGCCCCGTCGAAAGACTTGGAGTAACACCATTGAGACTGGGCGAACTGAGCTTCTCGGGAGGAAACGTCGTTGGCGGCCGTGAAACTTTGCAGAGTCAGCCAGGAAGTAATCGTCTTCAAATCACATGGACTCACCCAAGTACGTAGTCAAGCGCCTTCTCCTCAGAAACGTTTTTGGCATCCTTGCCAATTACGAATGCGACTTCGGACTCGAAATCCGCGGAGTTAGAAGCGACGAAGGCTTTGGGGATGATGGTCggggaagggaagggatCGGCGAGAGACGTAGAAGGCTTCATGAAAAGGGTGGGGATATCGGGCATAGGGAGATTGACCTCCTTAGCGTGGTTGACGTACTAGAAGCGATCACCGATGATCAGTCCCACAACATTCAAAGGCATCCGGAACCCTCTTAAAGAACTCACATTCAGACCGATACATCGTATCGTGCCTACTTCAGACTGGGCTAAGGGGCTCAACAACCTCTCGAcaatctccttctttccaGTCTTCTCTCCAGGCTTGAGGACAGAGGTACCAGAGAACACCTCAACTTCGATAGGTTTTGACTCGTACGCGGCGAGACCGACGTCGAGATCGGCGTTCACCGGCTCACCAATAAGCGGTGTTGAGGAGGATTTGGGGATAAATCGAACAAGTcgagagaaggaggacaTGGCTCTGATGTTGTGTATaggagaaaaagaaggtCGAACTAGAGTAGTTACACAGGGAAGCATTATCTGACGAGCGGAAAAGGAAGCAGTCATTTTGGTTCAAAATATAGCAAAATCGCAATCACCCACAATTCGGTCGGCCCGGGTTATGCCGTAATATTCCGCGCAAGAAGGCACAAAGTCTGGCGGACTCCACTTTTGATAAGCCGCGGTTTGAATGCCGCTGCTTATTCGCCATCCCCGCAGGGCAGGAGGACAGGGTCAGCTGCCGGTTGCTTTATAGACCGGAGAAAGTGGATACGTGCAAAGGAAACGAGAGCTGGAAGACAAAAATAACGAGAACCCACCCATATTACGCCGCAAACAAAGGATCCTTCATGTGGGTCGACAATCCTATATTATTTGTACAATTCAGTCTCCAACTTTTGGATTGCTTTTCCATCCATGTTCACCCGTCTTTCCCGGCCTATCACCCTCCTCGCGAGCACACACATCACTATTAGAGCTATGTCCACACCTTCTTCCACCCCCGTTAACCTCATCTCTGTCAACACTGCCCCCGACAGGGCTAAGAAGGTCATTGGTACCGTTATTGAGAACGTAAAGAACAAGTACAGCATCGTCCACGCCGGTAACTCTACCAGTGAGCATCATCATCGCGAATGCATAGAAGTGGAAAGCTGAATGCAGGATAGCCATTGAAGGTGTGAAGCCTCTCCTCGAGTCCACTCAGCCCCCTCCCGGTATCCTTGTGAGTCTATTTCCATCACCCGCGGCTTGGCATTTGACGCTGACCATTTGCCCTAGTTCTGTGCTTCCATGGTGTGTGCACTTTATATGGGTGTTTCAATCTTTGCTAATCCCAAAGCCAGTGGACTCCCGAACAACAAGAGGAAATCCAGCGAATTGCTAGAGAGACTATCCCCGGTATCAAGACACACGCGATCCCCACCGGTTTGCAAGTCCAGGTCGGCCCTGAAGGTGTCATCAAGTACTTGATGGAGAGGATTGACGAGATCATGACTCAGAGATAGATTTAGAAGCATTACATTACATGAATTACAGGCATTTGGGAATACCGACACATAGCGGAGCAGATACGTGCTAAGGTCTATCAAGGAATCCAGTTTGATGGAACAGACACATTATAAATGGCAGGCTGGTAGAGCTACATTGTTATGTGCATAATTGTTTTATGATACACTGTACAACAGACAAACAGCCAAACTAATTGCCTATGCTACCAAACGGGAAAAGGTGTTTCCTGTACCACTCCCGTCAACTCAAGGACACATCCCATAGTTAAAAATAACTCACCAAAagtcatcatcatcagcagGGAAGATGTCGTTGTACTCTTTATTCCGTTGGATGCCCGGGATCGTACCCATCGTTTGTGCACCTTCGAGTGAAGTTGCATTCATAGGTCCAGCACCAGCAGCAGGTGGTGCATATCCGGTGGGATGACTCCATAGATATTCTTGAATAATTTCTTGTGCGCTTGAAGCTGCCCAATTTTGAGGGCTGGTTTGATCTGCTGCAACGGTAGAGCCAGGGTTGGACACTGTTTTTTGCTGGGCATGTTGGGAGGTAGAGGTAGCGTCGACAGAGGTGTGGCGATATGGTTCTGTCATGAAGGATGCGAGTTGCCATTCGGGGGATACCCCGCTGAGAAGATGTTTGAGGAGGCGGTGGGTATATGCGGCCATGTCCTGAGAAGAGCAAGATGCTTCTTCGATTGAGAATTGGAGGTCGGAGAGCGTACGGATGACGCGTGCGCGATCGACAGAGGTCATGGGTGCAATGTTCTAATTGGTTTGTGTTTGCTGGTCAGACGAACCTAGTAAGATTTTGGGGACGAACTCACTTTGATCAGCCAGATGCAGTTGACTGCCAGGGCAATCCAGGTCAGGTTAAAGCAATAAGGCAGGTAACCATAAGGCACAAAGTCGTTCTGAACCACCATCGCTACTCCTAAGGCAGCATCTACGCACTCGGAAAAGGCAACTGATAGCGGCGAAGACTGACTCGTATCCAAAGCTTGGCCAGGTGCTTCGTATCTCGCCGTGAATAAGAGTCGATACTCGCAAATGTGGAATCGAAAGTACGAGTCACACAATCTGAATGTGGATATTTGAGACTGAAGAAAATTGTAGCGTTCTGCTGGATGGTCAGCTTTCGAACTACTCAAGGAGCTCGGAAGGTAACATACCATTATCCTCCAGCCAGCGttttctccatcttttccatTCGAGCTCTATCCAGCCAAGCATCCGCATGTCGGAAGAATCGCCACACATAGCTCCAAGGCTATCGGCGTAGAGACGACACATTCTGCTGAAGGTGACCAGTGGGCCCAATGAGGATTCTCCGGGAGTaggaagatgaaggtgTTCCAGTACCCAATCGGCAGGATCATCGACATCTTCTTTGATCATACGTGGAAGTGAATGATGAATGGCCAGACTATGAAGCATTAGACAAGGGAATTTGAATTGCGAGTCGGAAGGACATACTGATAATCGGCAACAATCAGGTCTAGGTATTGTTAGCAAATACACGTGCAAACAAAAAGGCATACTTACTGTACCATGATCTCTCTCGATTCAGAATTTCTCTAGCCTGTCTTTCCGTTTTCGGCAGTGGCCTCGGGCCTTTTCTGTCCAATCGCAACTCTTGTGCTAACCGGATAGCATACCCGACTCTTCTAAAACTCGTCTCATCGTCTGGCTTCTTCCAATGTGCCAAAAGGTTTAAAGCCTGGACGATTTCAATCGAACATAATCCAAACTCAACGGCCTGGCCTACAAACTTGTTCGCCAGAAGCAGACATGCAGCGTAAGCCTCGGGACGGATGATACGTGCGGTGACGGTGAGAACGGCAGTGAAGAGTAGAGGTGAGTGATGTCGACAGTATGTAGTACTGTGGATGACTGGGTCAAGCATAGCGACAGTCGCGTTCAGATGGCGGAAATAACTAGGATTTGTCAGCACGAGCCACTTATTTTCGAAAGGACATGGGAGACGGAGATGGGCGTGACCGGATGGGCGTAGTAGGAAAAGCAATACTAGTTGGcagggaaggaagaaaagagcGATCGACTCGAAACATGTCAAAGAAGGTGAAAAGGAGGGGATTGGAAATAAGAGTCATAATGCACTTACAACTCGAACAATTCAAATGCATCCTGATCTGTCAATAATCCCGCTCTCACTGGATCAGGACAGTCAGGCCTCAATCGCTGAATAAGAATGTCTTGATCTTGTGTTAACGCATCACTACTGGAAGCAGGTTGTCCGACGAAAGCTGTACGCAAAATCAGCAGGCCCTTTGACTTAGGATGAAAGATTAAGACTGACGCGACGAGTCTCCATCATTCGGGATAACGTGTGAATAATGGATTCCAAACCGGCCAATGGTATTGGTCCTTCTACCAGTCAGAGCGATCTCCTCGTGTGGTAGCTTCTTGTGGATAGAAGGGGCATCCGTTTGGCCGCTCAAGAAGCTGGTACTTTCGTTGGCTGAGACGAGGGGGACATCGCTGACTGCCGAAGCATGATGTGCGCTTTGAGATATCGGTGGGATAGAAGAAGGTTGGGTTTGGGCAGGAACTGACCCAAATAATCCTCCAACTTCCGCGTCGGCAATAGCTGTGTTGGGAATATCTGCTGTAGATGACATGCTACGAGGGACCGGATGATCGTGGGGCAGGCTAGATGGGCGATCTTCGGATTGATTTCCTTCGAgaaccttcttcttccttccgCGGCGATGTTTTGTGTATTGACAGGCCAAACCATGCCCTTGACATCTTCGACATGTAGTATTGGCATCGGGCGTGTTGCACTTCCTCTGCAAGAAACGATCAATTGCCACACTGAATGGCCGGTGGAAGGTCACTTGCCTTGGCTGCACGGCATTGGAGGCAGCTTACTTTGCTGTTAATATGGACCAGGTGAGCTAATTGTTCAAAACAGGATCGCACTCCTGTGTAGACACTTACGCTGGAGGCTTCTTGGAGGCTGAAGGACCTGCTACGGGCTGAGAAGAGCAAGGAGCATCATCCACGTCCATTATTATCTCAAAGAGGTATATATAAGGTATGGAGTAACAGAGAATTGATCCCGGTCGGGTTTGATCGCACCGTGATAATGggagaaaagaaagggACAGCGGCAATGGGTGATGACGAGGGAGAGTGTTTCGTTGAGTTTTTGGATTACAGAATGGCACGCAGCTGCCCGCCCCGTGTTGTTACTATCTGAGCGCTCGCAAAGGCACCGAAATAATACTTCCgctctcttcctccacgGGACGTCAACCGCCACTTTGCCCAATAAGATTTGTCCGATTCGGATAGATTCGAGATGCGTCCCTCGGCCTTGCGCTGTATTTTTATCTCTATGCGGCAACTTGTTTGGTCTCAATAATCCCCACAATTGACCGTCCCCGTCAGGCCATAAGTGCGATTCGGCACACTCGGAAGAGATGATCGCCTCCATGGTAGAAGAGCAACTTCGTATTTATTCAGCAATACGGCCTCACCCACTCAACCATTTTTACCAAACTCTTCCTGACTAACGCGACACTCAGTAGCACCGCAATACCTGCACCATGACTGTCGTTCCCATCAACTCTGGCTTCGCCCTCCACGACGATCCTGCTACCCCCCGTACCGACGCTACCGTCCACTTCCGTGACATTCTTCCCAAGCCCGATCACCCGCGAGTTGCTGGTGTTCACACCCACAACGCTCTTTCTTGGTGCCAGTCTCGACGAGAAGTCCCGGCTCCTGGGTGGTTGATCAACCGCCTCGACATCAAGAACATTGAGAGACCTTACAAAGGTTTTTCTTCTGACGGCCAACCCGACCCTACAATTTTTCACTACGAGCAGGACGAAGGAGCTCCTGTCGAAGTAGCCGTTGAAGCTGTCAACAAACTCCTGGAGAACCTGCCTGAGAAGGTGAAAAAGGAAGTCATCAAGGGAGACGTTGCCGATGACGATGAGTTTAGGGCTTGGTCCAACCCCGAGCTTTATGTTAATCCTGGTACGTTTCATTCTTCGATTATTAATGATTTGCGCTGACTCCTTTGCAGGCGGTATTCGATTGGACGAAACCACCACTGAAATCCAGGATCTCGTTCATGGTGTGCTCAAGGCTTCCCTTTCTCCCGAAGGTTACAAGAAGGCTGCGGGCTGCACGTTCACCAACCACTTCCTTGGCGAGCTCGTCAACGGCCTTGGCGTCCTCAACAAAGACTCTTACAACTTCCGACTCTTCTTGCCTCCTGCTACTCGAGCGCCTAGCGTTACCGAACCCTGGGGCTGGTCTTTCTTTGGCCACCACTTGTGTTTGGCCGTTTGTTTCGTCGGCAAGAGGATGATTATCGGCCCCACATTTATGGGCGCTGAACCTGATCGAATCGACGTCGGCCCTCACGAGGGTCTCCGACTTTTCAGCCAAGAGGAGATTCGAGCTCTCAACCTCATGAGGGACCTCAGCCCGGAGAACCAGAAGAGGGCTCAGATAAGCGAGGGTATGGACTGTGCCTCTGGTCTGCCTGAGGATAGATGGAATCCGTTCGATGAGCGGCGAGTACCTTTTAAAGCTTGTTTGAGCAAACGCTGACTTTGCAATTAGACACCTCGGTGGTGCGCATCAAGACAACCG is drawn from Cryptococcus gattii WM276 chromosome A, complete sequence and contains these coding sequences:
- a CDS encoding GTP binding protein and negative regulator of the Ran/Tc4 GTPase cycle, putative; Gtr1p (Similar to TIGR gene model, INSD accession AAW41379.1), which produces MTVVPINSGFALHDDPATPRTDATVHFRDILPKPDHPRVAGVHTHNALSWCQSRREVPAPGWLINRLDIKNIERPYKGFSSDGQPDPTIFHYEQDEGAPVEVAVEAVNKLLENLPEKVKKEVIKGDVADDDEFRAWSNPELYVNPGGIRLDETTTEIQDLVHGVLKASLSPEGYKKAAGCTFTNHFLGELVNGLGVLNKDSYNFRLFLPPATRAPSVTEPWGWSFFGHHLCLAVCFVGKRMIIGPTFMGAEPDRIDVGPHEGLRLFSQEEIRALNLMRDLSPENQKRAQISEGMDCASGLPEDRWNPFDERHLGGAHQDNRVVPFEGCPISAFSPEQREVVYAIIQAFNIYLPEGPMKYKMQRIRKFEDQTYFAWIGKFGLGDPYYFRIHSPATFCEFDFHCGIFLTNTSPAKCHVHTVNRLPNCEDYGKALIRQWREEEQGKK
- a CDS encoding Hypothetical protein (Similar to TIGR gene model, INSD accession AAW41375.1; CNA08150), producing MPLYLCLCRDYPNVFERRLAAREAHLAGSKVSREAGTTLFGRAYMDEASAMSNSRPKIEVPAGQIGSGTLGSTMIYRFPTIEEAWERIKSDPYWVQGVWDKDRVTVNELAYLPTDETLKLVN
- a CDS encoding Hypothetical Protein (Similar to TIGR gene model, INSD accession AAW41378.1), with product MDVDDAPCSSQPVAGPSASKKPPAKVSCLQCRAAKRKCNTPDANTTCRRCQGHGLACQYTKHRRGRKKKVLEGNQSEDRPSSLPHDHPVPRSMSSTADIPNTAIADAEVGGLFGSVPAQTQPSSIPPISQSAHHASAVSDVPLVSANESTSFLSGQTDAPSIHKKLPHEEIALTGRRTNTIGRFGIHYSHVIPNDGDSSPFVGQPASSSDALTQDQDILIQRLRPDCPDPVRAGLLTDQDAFELFEFYFRHLNATVAMLDPVIHSTTYCRHHSPLLFTAVLTVTARIIRPEAYAACLLLANKFVGQAVEFGLCSIEIVQALNLLAHWKKPDDETSFRRVGLAIHHSLPRMIKEDVDDPADWVLEHLHLPTPGESSLGPLVTFSRMCRLYADSLGAMCGDSSDMRMLGWIELEWKRWRKRWLEDNERYNFLQSQISTFRLCDSYFRFHICEYRLLFTARYEAPGQALDTSQSSPLSVAFSECVDAALGVAMVVQNDFVPYGYLPYCFNLTWIALAVNCIWLIKNIAPMTSVDRARVIRTLSDLQFSIEEASCSSQDMAAYTHRLLKHLLSGVSPEWQLASFMTEPYRHTSVDATSTSQHAQQKTVSNPGSTVAADQTSPQNWAASSAQEIIQEYLWSHPTGYAPPAAGAGPMNATSLEGAQTMGTIPGIQRNKEYNDIFPADDDDFW
- a CDS encoding Hypothetical protein (Similar to TIGR gene model, INSD accession AAW41377.1; CNA08170) → MFTRLSRPITLLASTHITIRAMSTPSSTPVNLISVNTAPDRAKKVIGTVIENVKNKYSIVHAGNSTTIEGVKPLLESTQPPPGILFCASMWTPEQQEEIQRIARETIPGIKTHAIPTGLQVQVGPEGVIKYLMERIDEIMTQR
- a CDS encoding Mitochondrion protein, putative (Similar to TIGR gene model, INSD accession AAW41376.1), producing MLPCVTTLVRPSFSPIHNIRAMSSFSRLVRFIPKSSSTPLIGEPVNADLDVGLAAYESKPIEVEVFSGTSVLKPGEKTGKKEIVERLLSPLAQSEVGTIRCIGLNYVNHAKEVNLPMPDIPTLFMKPSTSLADPFPSPTIIPKAFVASNSADFESEVAFVIGKDAKNVSEEKALDYVLGFTAANDVSSREAQFAQSQWCYSKSFDGACPIGPAIVSKDQARNLSDVKIEGSLNGKTVQSSQLDDLIFSVPKIVSFLSQGTTLLAGTIIITGTPAGVGWTSTPRITLKDGDEFRVFVSHGVGTLINKIVEEK